A region of Phytohabitans rumicis DNA encodes the following proteins:
- a CDS encoding NAD(P)/FAD-dependent oxidoreductase: MAVLPQTGHTGAVVLGAGLAGMLAAAALARHPEIGAVTVVDRDRLEPGPAPRRGLPQGRHAHVLMSSGVRAIEALLPGTTDRWLAAGAHRIGLPDGYVMLLPQGWLPRWPGEQFVISCSRGLLDWVVRQRLLELPGVRLLARTEASGLCGDTRAVTGVRVRDETGATRVLDAALVVDATGRGSRAPRWLAALGAPPVAEDVVDSGLRYATRIFRAPPAAARDFPVVNVQADPAQDRPGQTAALMPIEDGRWLVTLSGTRGGQPSSDEREFARFAAGMRHPIVAELIAGAEPLGPVAVTNGTANRRRHFDRLPGWPDGLVVCGDAVATYNPVYGHGMTVAALGATILGAEVARHGLGPGLAAAVQHRLAGAATAAWGHATGTDIRFPEAVGRSPTRAERLLWRYQSRLMRTALDRPEIAREVIEVFTLSAPAGRLLRPRVAWATLRGPRRPPLASPPITGVERAMVDRS; the protein is encoded by the coding sequence ATGGCTGTACTCCCCCAAACCGGGCACACGGGCGCGGTGGTCCTCGGCGCCGGGCTGGCCGGCATGCTCGCGGCTGCCGCGCTCGCCCGCCACCCCGAGATCGGCGCGGTGACGGTCGTCGACCGGGACCGCCTGGAGCCCGGACCGGCACCCCGGCGCGGCCTGCCGCAGGGCCGGCACGCACACGTGCTCATGTCCAGCGGCGTACGGGCGATCGAGGCGCTGCTGCCCGGCACCACAGACCGATGGCTCGCCGCGGGGGCGCACCGGATCGGCCTACCCGACGGGTACGTGATGCTGCTGCCGCAGGGCTGGCTGCCGCGCTGGCCGGGCGAGCAGTTCGTGATCAGTTGCAGCCGCGGGCTGCTGGACTGGGTGGTCCGGCAGCGGCTGCTCGAACTGCCCGGGGTACGCCTGCTCGCGCGGACCGAGGCCAGCGGGCTGTGCGGCGACACCCGGGCGGTCACCGGCGTCCGCGTTCGGGACGAGACCGGCGCCACGCGCGTACTCGACGCCGCGCTGGTGGTCGACGCGACCGGGCGCGGCTCGCGGGCGCCACGGTGGCTGGCCGCGCTCGGCGCCCCGCCGGTCGCGGAGGACGTGGTGGACTCGGGGCTGCGGTACGCCACCCGGATCTTCCGCGCGCCGCCCGCCGCCGCGCGGGACTTCCCGGTGGTGAACGTGCAGGCCGATCCCGCGCAGGACCGGCCCGGGCAGACCGCCGCGCTCATGCCGATCGAGGACGGCCGGTGGCTGGTCACCCTCTCCGGCACCCGCGGCGGGCAGCCGTCGTCGGACGAGCGGGAGTTCGCGCGGTTCGCCGCCGGGATGCGGCACCCGATCGTGGCCGAGCTCATCGCCGGCGCCGAGCCGCTGGGGCCGGTCGCGGTCACCAACGGCACGGCCAACCGCCGGCGGCACTTCGACCGGCTGCCCGGCTGGCCGGACGGCCTGGTGGTGTGCGGCGACGCGGTCGCGACGTACAACCCGGTGTACGGGCACGGCATGACGGTGGCGGCGCTCGGCGCGACCATCCTCGGCGCCGAGGTGGCCCGCCACGGGCTCGGGCCGGGCCTCGCGGCCGCCGTACAGCACCGGTTGGCCGGCGCCGCGACCGCCGCGTGGGGCCACGCCACCGGCACCGACATCCGGTTCCCGGAGGCCGTCGGGCGGTCACCCACCCGGGCCGAGCGGCTGCTCTGGCGGTACCAGAGCCGGCTGATGCGTACCGCGCTGGACCGGCCGGAGATCGCGCGCGAGGTCATCGAGGTGTTCACGCTGTCGGCGCCGGCGGGCCGGCTGCTGCGGCCGCGGGTGGCGTGGGCGACCCTGCGCGGGCCGCGCCGGCCGCCGCTGGCCAGCCCGCCGATCACCGGAGTGGAACGCGCGATGGTGGACCGGTCGTGA
- a CDS encoding cytochrome P450 yields MSLNVPVRVPPGPPARSAPRLLWKLNKDRLGLMTAAAAEYGDAVRIAMGPKVLYFFNHPDHAKHVLADNPGNYHKGVGLAQAKRALGDGLLTSEGELWRKQRKVIQPVFQHRRIAEQAGVIAEEAAGLVARLRAHQGGEPLDVVREMTGLTLGVLGRTLLDTDLGAFRSLGQSFEAMQDQAMFEMVSMGAVPMWLPLPHQLRFRRARRQLQQIVDELVRDRGQRPDGDDALSRLIASTASESDPAVGRQRMRDELVTLLLAGHETTASTLGWTFHMLDRHPEVREKVRAEAQEVLGDRPPAYEDLHGLRYTTMVVEEVMRLYPPVWMLSRLAQEADEVGGYRVPAGSDVLICPFTLHRHPDFWEEPARFDPERFDPARAQDGRRPRYAYIPFGAGPRFCVGNHLGMMEAVFVIAMVARELRLTGVPDYEVVPEPMLSLRIRGGLPMTVHPA; encoded by the coding sequence ATGTCTCTGAACGTTCCCGTCCGGGTGCCGCCCGGCCCGCCCGCCCGTTCCGCGCCCCGCCTGCTGTGGAAGCTGAACAAGGACCGGCTCGGGCTGATGACCGCGGCGGCCGCGGAGTACGGCGACGCCGTGCGCATCGCGATGGGCCCCAAGGTCCTCTACTTCTTCAACCATCCCGACCACGCCAAGCACGTGCTCGCCGACAACCCCGGCAACTACCACAAGGGAGTCGGCCTCGCCCAGGCCAAACGCGCCCTCGGCGACGGCCTGCTGACCAGCGAGGGCGAGCTGTGGCGCAAGCAGCGCAAGGTGATCCAGCCGGTGTTCCAGCACCGGCGCATCGCCGAACAGGCCGGCGTGATCGCCGAGGAGGCGGCCGGGCTGGTCGCCCGCCTGCGCGCCCACCAGGGCGGCGAGCCGCTCGACGTGGTACGCGAGATGACCGGGCTGACCCTCGGCGTGCTCGGCCGTACGCTGCTGGACACCGACCTGGGCGCGTTCCGTTCGCTGGGCCAGTCCTTCGAGGCGATGCAGGACCAGGCGATGTTCGAGATGGTGTCGATGGGCGCCGTCCCGATGTGGCTGCCGCTGCCGCACCAGCTCCGCTTCCGGCGCGCCCGCCGCCAGTTGCAGCAGATCGTCGACGAGCTGGTCCGCGACCGCGGCCAGCGCCCGGACGGCGACGACGCGCTGTCCCGGCTGATCGCCTCGACCGCGTCGGAGAGCGACCCCGCGGTCGGCCGGCAGCGGATGCGCGACGAGCTGGTCACCCTGCTGCTCGCCGGCCACGAGACCACGGCCAGCACGCTCGGTTGGACGTTCCACATGCTCGACCGGCATCCGGAGGTACGGGAGAAGGTGCGCGCCGAGGCCCAGGAGGTGCTCGGCGACCGGCCGCCGGCGTACGAGGACCTGCACGGGCTGCGGTACACCACGATGGTCGTGGAGGAGGTCATGCGGCTGTACCCGCCGGTGTGGATGCTGTCCCGGCTGGCGCAGGAGGCCGACGAGGTGGGCGGCTACCGCGTGCCGGCCGGCTCCGACGTGCTGATCTGCCCGTTCACGCTGCACCGGCACCCGGACTTCTGGGAGGAGCCGGCCCGGTTCGACCCGGAACGCTTCGACCCGGCCCGCGCCCAGGACGGGCGCCGGCCGCGGTACGCGTACATCCCGTTCGGCGCCGGTCCCCGGTTCTGCGTCGGCAACCACCTCGGCATGATGGAGGCGGTGTTCGTCATCGCCATGGTCGCCCGCGAGCTGCGGCTGACCGGCGTGCCGGACTACGAGGTGGTGCCGGAGCCGATGCTGTCGCTGCGCATCCGCGGCGGCCTGCCGATGACCGTGCACCCCGCCTGA
- a CDS encoding flavin reductase family protein translates to MTLEASETVDVQSLRTCFGAFATGVTVVTVGGGTPHAMTANSFTSVSLHPPLLLICVDREAVMHECIGGAKTFGVSVLGAHQEDVARHFADRRRPLGAAQFDSVDWMPGPVTGTPLITGAVAHFECAKWRTYDGGDHIIVLGSVLSVDQPDTADALLFVRGRFARTSPDARRPTSAR, encoded by the coding sequence ATGACGCTGGAGGCCAGTGAAACCGTCGACGTCCAGTCGCTGCGCACCTGCTTCGGTGCGTTCGCGACGGGCGTGACGGTGGTGACCGTCGGCGGCGGCACGCCCCACGCGATGACCGCCAACTCGTTCACCTCGGTGTCGCTGCACCCGCCGCTGCTACTGATCTGCGTCGACCGCGAGGCGGTCATGCACGAGTGCATCGGCGGCGCGAAGACGTTCGGGGTGTCCGTGCTCGGCGCCCACCAGGAGGACGTCGCCCGGCACTTCGCCGACCGGCGGCGGCCGCTGGGCGCGGCCCAGTTCGACAGCGTGGACTGGATGCCCGGACCGGTGACCGGCACACCGCTGATCACCGGCGCGGTCGCGCACTTCGAGTGCGCCAAATGGCGCACATACGACGGCGGCGACCACATCATCGTCCTTGGTAGCGTGCTGTCCGTCGACCAGCCGGACACCGCCGACGCGCTGCTGTTCGTGCGGGGCCGGTTCGCCCGGACCTCGCCGGACGCCCGCCGCCCGACGTCAGCGAGGTGA
- a CDS encoding acyl-CoA thioesterase, translating into MDKYFEYLHTVGFEETNLVGNVYYVNYLRWQGRCREMFLKQRAPDVLADVQADLKLFTLKVDCEFFAEITAFDEIAIRMRLLDLAHTQLEFGFDYVRLDPDGTETQVARGRQRVACMRGPNGRTTPARVPESLSRALEPYLPARS; encoded by the coding sequence ATGGACAAGTACTTCGAGTACCTGCACACCGTCGGGTTCGAGGAGACGAACCTCGTGGGGAACGTCTACTACGTCAACTACCTGCGCTGGCAGGGCCGGTGCCGGGAGATGTTCCTCAAGCAGCGGGCCCCGGACGTGCTGGCGGACGTGCAGGCCGACCTCAAGCTGTTCACGCTGAAGGTCGACTGCGAGTTCTTCGCGGAGATCACCGCCTTCGACGAGATCGCCATCCGGATGCGGCTGCTCGACCTGGCGCACACCCAACTCGAGTTCGGTTTCGACTACGTACGGCTGGACCCGGACGGCACCGAGACCCAGGTCGCCCGGGGCCGGCAGCGGGTGGCCTGCATGCGCGGGCCGAACGGCCGTACCACGCCGGCCCGGGTGCCGGAGTCGCTGTCCCGGGCGCTCGAACCGTACCTGCCGGCGAGGAGCTAG
- a CDS encoding type I polyketide synthase, producing MTRIAVVGMACRYPDATSPKELWENALAGRRAFRRLPDQRMRLADYWDADPSAPDKFYARNAAVIEGYRFDRIAYKIAGSTYRSTDLTHWLALDVAALALADAGFPMAEGLPRERTGVVVGNTLTGEFSRANQLRLRWPFVRRMVAAALKEQDWDDDQLTTFLDDFEATFKSPFPEVDEDTLAGGLSNTIAGRICNHFDLKGGGYTVDGACSSSLLSVATACKTLVDGELDVAVAGGVDLSIDPFEIIGFAKTGALARGEMRVYDRGSNGFWPGEGCGMVVLMREKEARQAGHRIYATVAGWGISSDGKGGITRPEVSGYQLALRRAYERAGFGIETVSLFEGHGTGTAVGDATELKALSLARRAADPDAAPAAISSIKAMIGHTKAAAGVAGLIKAAMAVHHQVLPPAVGCVEPHELLGEESAPLRVLRTAEAWPSGVPVRAGVTAMGFGGINTHIVLERTGRPRRVPFDTRTRALAASVQDVELLVVDGVTPAELRARLGLVLDFVPSLAYAQLGDLGATLQRELRGGPYRAAVVVSSPEDAEQRLRRLCEALDAGETTLFTSDGRGFLGHASGPGRVAFLFPGQGSGRGTSGGALRRRFAEVAEVYAAAALPNSGDMVATVVAQPRIVTGSMAGLRALSILGIEATVAVGHSLGELSALHWAGALDEDTLLRIAAVRGRTMAEHSSSGTMAGISESPDAVRPLLDGLPVVIGGFNGPHQTVVAGAVADVEEVGRRAALAGIAWRILPVSHAFHSPLVAPAADVFAGRLADERIGPVGGRVVSTVTGEPLAPDTDVPALLRRQITDPVLFTQAVTLAAKDIDLFVEVGPGRVLSGLAADAADVPAVALDTDSESLAGLLGVVAAAYVVGAAPVHVGLFHGRLIRPLKVGAEFTFFANPCEAAPPMDLHGARRAPANPPPASPVESGRPGESTLDTLRRLAAERAELPLDMVREDSRLLDDLHLSSITVGQLVNQLAQHVGLSAPQAPTNFATATVRELADTMAELAQTAPAGDGPPAAFVAGAAPWARAFRVDLDESAPPRRGEPEAGGAWQVYAPGESPLAQPLRHALERAGVGAGVLVCLPENCAEEHLAPVLRVAQEATTAPAGTRFVLVQPPGRGAAGLVKTLRLEAPHIRTTIVHTAPTPAAVDRVVAEVAGTVTFTEAYYDGAGVRRVPTLRPMPVHPARTAPPLDGTDVLLVTGGGKGITAECALALATDTGARLAVLGRSDPVGDAELAANLSRMAAAGVPVHYARADVTDAAQVRRAVAEVTEALGPVTAVLHGAGRNEPAALSNLDAAAFRRTFAPKVDGLRAVLDAVDRDRLRLLVTFGSIIGRAGLRGEAHYATANEWLAGLTGEFADAYPGCRALCLEWSVWSGVGMGERLSVVEGLYRDGITPITPDDGVRLMRRLLSDPDAPGVVVVSGRTDGVDTVRREVPDLPLLRFLDRPLVRYHGVELVTEVDLDPATDLYLGDHLLDGNLLFPAVFGMEAMAQVATAVTGRDTVPVLEQVEFPRPIVVPPDGSTTIRIAATVVDDDTVAVAIRSAETDFSADHFHARLRFTGAAVPDGPPGQTPEGLPAVPLDPDRELYGDTLFQGGRFHRLRRYHRAAARHVDADLAVKPAVDWFALFLPGERLLADPGMRDALMHGNQVCVPHATLLPAGIERVHPAGRAVDGAAEVRFCATERSRDGDTYVYDIAVRDQDGTVVERWDGLRLHAVRKKDGRGPWVAPLLGPYLERALEDVIGARIAVAVEPDQDARDRSRTATAAGRALGAPTEVRYRPDGRPEVAGDRAISVSHGAGVTLCAAAAGTVACDIEPVTEREPAVWRGLLGQHASLAELAARELGEALDTAGTRIWAAVECLGKAGLPAHAPLTVTGVRRDGWLVLASGTLRIATLATRLHGVPEPVVVALLTDGWS from the coding sequence ATGACCCGCATCGCCGTCGTCGGCATGGCCTGCCGCTACCCGGACGCCACCTCGCCGAAGGAGCTGTGGGAGAACGCCCTCGCCGGCCGGCGTGCCTTCCGGCGCCTGCCCGATCAGCGGATGCGGCTGGCGGACTACTGGGACGCGGACCCGTCCGCCCCGGACAAGTTCTACGCCCGCAACGCCGCCGTCATCGAGGGGTACCGGTTCGACCGCATCGCCTACAAGATCGCCGGGAGCACGTACCGCTCCACGGACCTGACCCACTGGCTGGCGCTGGACGTCGCGGCGCTGGCGCTGGCCGACGCGGGCTTCCCGATGGCCGAAGGGTTGCCCCGCGAGCGCACCGGCGTGGTCGTCGGCAACACGCTGACCGGCGAGTTTTCCCGCGCCAACCAGCTGCGCCTGCGGTGGCCGTTCGTCCGCCGCATGGTCGCCGCCGCGCTCAAGGAGCAGGACTGGGACGACGACCAGCTCACCACGTTCCTGGACGACTTCGAGGCCACCTTCAAGAGCCCGTTCCCGGAGGTCGACGAGGACACCCTCGCCGGCGGGCTGTCCAACACCATCGCCGGGCGGATCTGCAACCACTTCGACCTCAAGGGCGGCGGGTACACCGTGGACGGTGCCTGCTCGTCGTCGCTGCTGTCGGTGGCCACCGCCTGCAAGACGCTGGTCGACGGCGAACTGGACGTCGCGGTGGCCGGCGGCGTGGACCTGTCCATCGACCCGTTCGAGATCATCGGGTTCGCCAAGACCGGCGCGCTGGCCCGCGGCGAGATGCGGGTGTACGACCGCGGCTCCAACGGCTTCTGGCCGGGCGAGGGCTGCGGGATGGTGGTCCTGATGCGCGAGAAGGAGGCCCGGCAGGCCGGGCACCGCATCTACGCCACCGTCGCCGGCTGGGGCATCTCCTCCGACGGCAAGGGCGGCATCACCCGCCCCGAGGTCAGCGGCTACCAGCTCGCGCTGCGCCGCGCGTACGAGCGGGCCGGCTTCGGCATCGAGACCGTGTCCCTGTTCGAGGGCCACGGCACCGGCACCGCGGTCGGCGACGCCACCGAGCTCAAGGCGCTCTCGCTGGCCCGGCGCGCGGCCGACCCGGACGCCGCGCCGGCCGCGATCAGCTCGATCAAGGCGATGATCGGGCACACCAAGGCGGCCGCCGGCGTGGCCGGCCTCATCAAGGCCGCGATGGCCGTGCACCACCAGGTGCTCCCGCCGGCCGTCGGCTGCGTCGAGCCGCACGAACTGCTCGGCGAGGAGTCGGCGCCGCTGCGGGTGCTGCGCACGGCCGAAGCCTGGCCGTCCGGCGTCCCGGTGCGGGCCGGCGTCACGGCCATGGGGTTCGGCGGCATCAACACGCACATCGTCCTGGAGCGGACCGGGCGGCCGCGCCGGGTGCCCTTCGACACCCGTACCCGCGCGCTGGCAGCCTCGGTGCAGGACGTGGAGCTGCTGGTCGTCGACGGCGTCACCCCGGCGGAGCTGCGCGCGCGGCTGGGCCTGGTGCTCGACTTCGTGCCCAGCCTGGCGTACGCCCAGCTGGGCGACCTGGGCGCCACCCTGCAGCGGGAGCTGCGCGGCGGGCCCTACCGGGCGGCGGTCGTGGTCTCCTCGCCGGAGGACGCCGAGCAGCGGCTGCGCCGCCTGTGCGAGGCGCTGGACGCCGGCGAGACCACGCTGTTCACCTCGGACGGGCGCGGCTTCCTCGGCCACGCCAGCGGCCCCGGCCGGGTCGCGTTCCTCTTCCCCGGGCAGGGGTCCGGCCGCGGCACGAGCGGCGGCGCGCTGCGCCGGCGCTTCGCCGAGGTGGCCGAGGTGTACGCGGCGGCGGCGCTGCCGAACAGCGGCGACATGGTGGCCACCGTGGTGGCCCAGCCGCGCATCGTCACCGGCTCGATGGCCGGCCTGCGCGCACTGTCCATATTGGGCATCGAGGCGACGGTGGCGGTCGGCCACAGCCTCGGCGAGCTCTCGGCGCTGCACTGGGCCGGCGCGCTGGACGAGGACACGCTGCTGCGGATCGCCGCGGTCCGTGGCCGCACCATGGCCGAGCACAGCTCGTCCGGCACGATGGCCGGGATCAGCGAGTCCCCGGACGCCGTACGCCCGCTGCTGGACGGCCTCCCGGTCGTGATCGGCGGCTTCAACGGTCCACACCAGACGGTTGTCGCCGGCGCCGTCGCGGACGTCGAGGAGGTGGGCCGCCGCGCCGCGCTCGCCGGGATCGCCTGGCGGATCCTGCCGGTCTCGCACGCCTTCCACTCGCCGCTGGTCGCGCCGGCCGCGGATGTCTTCGCCGGCCGGCTGGCCGACGAACGGATCGGCCCGGTCGGCGGCCGGGTCGTCTCGACCGTCACCGGCGAGCCGCTGGCGCCGGACACCGACGTGCCCGCACTGCTGCGCCGCCAGATCACCGACCCGGTGCTCTTCACCCAGGCGGTGACGCTGGCGGCCAAGGACATCGACCTGTTCGTCGAGGTCGGTCCGGGTCGGGTGCTCAGCGGGCTGGCGGCCGACGCCGCCGACGTACCGGCCGTGGCGCTGGACACGGACAGCGAGTCGCTCGCCGGCCTGCTCGGCGTGGTGGCCGCGGCGTACGTGGTGGGCGCGGCACCGGTCCACGTCGGACTCTTCCACGGCCGGCTGATCCGCCCGCTCAAGGTCGGTGCGGAGTTCACCTTCTTCGCCAACCCGTGCGAGGCGGCGCCGCCGATGGACCTGCACGGCGCCCGCCGGGCCCCGGCCAACCCGCCACCGGCGTCGCCGGTAGAGTCCGGTCGGCCCGGCGAGTCCACTCTGGACACCCTGCGGCGGCTGGCCGCGGAGCGCGCGGAGCTGCCGCTGGACATGGTCCGCGAGGACAGCCGGCTGCTCGACGACCTGCACCTGAGCTCCATCACCGTCGGGCAGCTGGTCAACCAGCTCGCCCAGCACGTCGGCCTGTCCGCGCCCCAGGCGCCGACGAACTTCGCGACCGCGACGGTGCGCGAGCTGGCCGACACGATGGCCGAGCTGGCGCAGACCGCGCCGGCTGGGGACGGCCCGCCGGCCGCGTTCGTCGCCGGCGCCGCGCCCTGGGCCCGGGCGTTCCGGGTCGACCTGGACGAGTCCGCGCCGCCCCGGCGCGGCGAGCCCGAGGCCGGCGGGGCGTGGCAGGTGTACGCGCCGGGCGAGAGCCCGCTCGCGCAACCGCTGCGGCACGCCCTGGAACGCGCCGGCGTGGGCGCCGGTGTGCTGGTGTGCCTGCCGGAGAACTGCGCCGAGGAGCACCTGGCGCCGGTGCTGCGGGTCGCCCAGGAGGCGACGACCGCGCCGGCCGGGACCCGGTTCGTGCTCGTCCAGCCGCCCGGCCGCGGCGCGGCGGGGTTGGTGAAGACGCTCCGGCTGGAGGCGCCGCACATCCGCACCACGATCGTGCACACCGCACCGACCCCGGCCGCGGTCGACCGGGTCGTGGCCGAGGTGGCCGGCACCGTCACGTTCACCGAGGCGTACTACGACGGCGCCGGGGTGCGCCGCGTGCCCACCCTGCGCCCGATGCCGGTGCACCCGGCCCGTACCGCCCCGCCCCTGGACGGCACGGACGTGCTGCTGGTCACCGGCGGCGGCAAGGGCATCACGGCGGAGTGCGCGCTCGCCCTGGCCACCGACACCGGGGCGCGGCTGGCCGTGCTCGGCCGCTCCGACCCGGTCGGCGACGCCGAGCTGGCGGCGAACCTGAGCCGGATGGCGGCCGCCGGCGTACCGGTGCACTACGCCCGCGCCGACGTGACCGACGCTGCCCAGGTACGCCGCGCGGTCGCCGAGGTGACGGAGGCGCTCGGGCCGGTCACCGCCGTCCTGCACGGCGCCGGACGCAACGAGCCCGCCGCACTGTCCAACCTGGACGCCGCCGCGTTCCGCCGCACCTTCGCGCCGAAGGTCGACGGGCTGCGGGCCGTCCTCGACGCGGTGGACCGCGACCGGCTGCGGCTGCTGGTGACGTTCGGCAGCATCATCGGCCGGGCGGGGCTGCGCGGTGAGGCGCACTACGCCACCGCCAACGAGTGGCTCGCCGGCCTCACCGGCGAGTTCGCCGACGCGTACCCCGGATGCCGTGCCCTGTGCCTGGAGTGGTCCGTGTGGTCCGGCGTCGGGATGGGGGAGCGGCTGTCCGTTGTGGAGGGTCTGTACCGGGACGGCATCACCCCGATCACGCCGGACGACGGCGTACGGCTGATGCGGCGCCTGCTGTCCGACCCGGACGCGCCCGGCGTGGTCGTGGTGAGCGGCCGCACGGACGGCGTGGACACCGTCCGGCGGGAGGTCCCCGACCTGCCGCTCCTGCGGTTCCTGGACCGCCCGCTGGTGCGCTACCACGGCGTCGAACTGGTGACCGAGGTCGACCTGGACCCCGCCACCGACCTGTACCTGGGCGACCACCTGCTGGACGGCAACCTGCTCTTCCCGGCCGTCTTCGGCATGGAGGCCATGGCGCAGGTCGCGACCGCCGTCACCGGGCGGGACACCGTGCCGGTGCTGGAACAGGTCGAGTTCCCGCGGCCCATCGTGGTGCCGCCGGACGGCAGCACCACGATCCGGATCGCCGCGACCGTCGTCGACGACGACACCGTGGCGGTGGCCATCCGCAGCGCGGAGACCGACTTCTCCGCCGACCACTTCCACGCTCGGCTGCGCTTCACCGGCGCCGCCGTGCCGGACGGCCCGCCGGGGCAGACCCCCGAAGGGCTGCCGGCGGTGCCGCTGGACCCGGACCGCGAGCTGTACGGCGACACGCTCTTCCAGGGTGGGCGCTTCCACCGGCTGCGGCGCTACCACCGGGCCGCCGCCCGGCACGTCGACGCCGACCTGGCGGTCAAGCCGGCCGTGGACTGGTTCGCGCTGTTCCTGCCCGGCGAGCGGCTGCTGGCCGACCCCGGGATGCGGGACGCGCTCATGCACGGCAACCAGGTCTGCGTGCCGCACGCGACGCTGCTGCCGGCCGGCATCGAGCGGGTCCACCCGGCCGGCCGGGCCGTGGACGGCGCCGCCGAGGTGCGCTTCTGCGCCACCGAACGCAGCCGCGACGGCGACACGTACGTCTACGACATCGCGGTGCGGGACCAGGACGGCACCGTCGTCGAACGCTGGGACGGCCTGCGGCTGCACGCCGTCCGCAAGAAGGACGGCCGGGGACCGTGGGTGGCGCCGCTGCTCGGTCCGTACCTGGAAAGGGCCCTCGAAGACGTGATCGGCGCCCGGATCGCGGTCGCGGTCGAGCCGGACCAGGACGCCCGGGACCGCAGCCGGACCGCGACGGCGGCCGGCCGGGCACTCGGCGCCCCGACCGAGGTGCGGTACCGGCCGGACGGGCGGCCGGAGGTCGCCGGCGACCGGGCGATCTCCGTCTCGCACGGCGCGGGCGTGACCCTGTGCGCCGCCGCCGCGGGGACCGTCGCCTGCGACATCGAACCGGTGACCGAACGGGAACCGGCGGTCTGGCGGGGCCTGCTCGGCCAGCACGCCAGCCTGGCCGAACTCGCCGCGCGGGAGCTGGGCGAGGCCCTGGACACCGCCGGCACCCGGATCTGGGCGGCCGTCGAATGCCTCGGCAAGGCCGGCCTGCCGGCGCACGCCCCGCTCACCGTGACCGGGGTACGCCGGGACGGGTGGCTGGTCCTCGCGTCCGGCACCCTGCGGATCGCCACGCTCGCCACCCGACTGCACGGGGTGCCGGAACCGGTCGTGGTGGCCTTGCTGACGGACGGGTGGTCGTAG
- a CDS encoding enediyne biosynthesis protein — protein sequence MAEKTITPPRHDPKVTMALRNFAISITVFNILGFTIFGFEQAWTWPFIAILTGYTIEIGLEIIGARAERRTPRFRGNGVRGMVEFLYPAHITSLALNMLIYVNDRLLPMIFGIAVAIGAKWVLRAPVRGRLRHYMNPSNFGIAVILLVFPWASVAPPYHFTEHVGGPVDWIIPAVIILGGTMINGMLTGRMFLILGWLTAFALQAIIRGVILDTSIPAALAMMTGVAFVLFTNYMVTDPGTSPSRPAAQMIFGASVALLYALITGAGIAYGIFFATAIVCLIRGGFHWAVHFVNKAREQREAAAAVPVSPAPAIEVPTSPNGREHSGKEVVTA from the coding sequence ATGGCCGAGAAGACCATCACCCCGCCACGGCACGACCCCAAGGTGACAATGGCGCTGCGCAACTTCGCCATCTCGATCACCGTGTTCAACATCCTCGGCTTCACGATCTTCGGCTTCGAGCAGGCGTGGACCTGGCCGTTCATCGCGATCCTCACCGGGTACACGATCGAGATCGGCCTGGAGATCATCGGTGCCCGGGCCGAGCGGCGGACGCCACGGTTCCGCGGCAACGGCGTACGCGGCATGGTCGAGTTCCTCTACCCGGCGCACATCACGAGCCTCGCGCTCAACATGCTGATCTACGTCAACGACCGCCTGCTGCCGATGATCTTCGGCATCGCCGTCGCCATCGGCGCCAAGTGGGTGCTGCGCGCACCGGTCCGCGGCCGGCTGCGGCACTACATGAACCCGTCGAACTTCGGCATCGCCGTCATCCTGCTGGTCTTCCCGTGGGCCAGCGTCGCGCCGCCGTACCACTTCACGGAGCACGTCGGCGGCCCGGTGGACTGGATCATCCCGGCGGTCATCATCCTCGGCGGCACCATGATCAACGGGATGCTCACCGGCCGGATGTTCCTGATCCTGGGGTGGCTGACCGCGTTCGCGCTCCAGGCGATCATCCGCGGCGTCATCCTGGACACCTCGATCCCGGCCGCGCTGGCGATGATGACCGGCGTCGCGTTCGTCCTGTTCACCAACTACATGGTCACCGACCCGGGCACGAGCCCGTCGCGCCCGGCCGCGCAGATGATATTCGGCGCCAGCGTGGCACTGCTCTACGCCCTCATCACCGGCGCCGGCATCGCGTACGGGATCTTCTTCGCCACCGCGATCGTCTGCCTGATCCGCGGCGGCTTCCACTGGGCCGTCCACTTCGTCAACAAGGCCCGCGAGCAGCGTGAGGCGGCCGCCGCCGTACCGGTCTCTCCGGCGCCGGCCATCGAGGTGCCCACCTCGCCCAATGGCCGCGAGCACAGCGGCAAGGAAGTGGTGACCGCATGA